The following coding sequences lie in one Camelus bactrianus isolate YW-2024 breed Bactrian camel chromosome 8, ASM4877302v1, whole genome shotgun sequence genomic window:
- the LOC123615511 gene encoding proline-rich protein 18: MPFPPLPPPPPTPAPGVPAARPLPRKPSAPRKVAAPACAPPGPSPPAAAAEKKRRPPERPPVLLSSSWPSATLRRPPARRAPGPAPPRAPPQAAPGRPRASAPCAPRPAGSGDGSAGTTASGGGPDAALRFSLSLTPEAVLLIQRRHLERQLLARPRRALPGPSADAGRLLSPRSRARAAGLGRRPPSPGAQQTPDPGARPADLRPLLKVSLLNERHKYDDVEYEEEAEAADEGLVRKCTEWLRGVESAAAARDRAGPLAALPHLSTL; encoded by the coding sequence ATGCCGTTCCCGCccttgccgccgccgccgcccacccccgccccggggGTCCCCGCCGCGCGCCCGCTGCCCCGGAAGCCCAGCGCCCCCCGCAAGGTGGCAGCGCCCGCCTGCGCCCCGCCTGGCCCCTCGCCGCCCGCCGCGGCCGCGGAGAAGAAGAGGCGGCCCCCCGAGAGGCCCCCGGTGCTGTTGTCCAGCTCCTGGCCCTCCGCCACCCTGCGGAGGCCGCCGGCCCGCCGcgcccccggcccggcccctcCGCGcgccccaccccaggccgcgcCCGGCCGCCCGCGCGCCTCCGCCCCGTGTGCGCCCCGGCCGGCGGGCTCCGGCGACGGCTCCGCGGGGACCACGGCCTCGGGGGGCGGGCCCGACGCCGCCCTGCGCTTCTCCCTGAGCCTCACGCCCGAGGCCGTCCTGCTCATCCAGAGGCGTCATCTGGAGAGGCAGCTGCTGGCGCGGCCCCGCCGGGCGCTCCCCGGGCCCTCCGCCGACGCCGGGCGCCTGCTGTCCCCCAGGTCCCGGGCCCGAGCCGCGGGCCtcggccgccgcccgccctcGCCCGGCGCGCAGCAGACCCCCGACCCCGGCGCGCGGCCCGCCGACCTGCGCCCGCTGCTCAAGGTGTCGCTGCTCAACGAGCGGCACAAGTACGACGACGTGGAGTACGAGGAAGAGGCCGAGGCCGCCGACGAGGGCCTGGTGCGGAAGTGCACCGAGTGGCTGCGCGGCGTGGAGTCGGCGGCCGCGGCGCGCGACCGCGCGGGGCCCCTGGCCGCGCTGCCGCACCTGAGCAC